One segment of Paenibacillus sp. FSL R7-0337 DNA contains the following:
- a CDS encoding ACT domain-containing protein, producing the protein MKGIITVLGKDKVGIIAKVCTYLAEHNLNILDISQTIVQDYFNMMMIVDISAPSKSFEEIVEELQQVGEDIGVEIKLQHEDIFNIMHRI; encoded by the coding sequence TTGAAGGGGATTATTACTGTACTCGGGAAAGACAAGGTAGGCATTATCGCCAAAGTATGTACATACCTCGCAGAGCACAATCTGAACATTCTGGACATCTCCCAGACGATTGTGCAGGATTATTTCAACATGATGATGATCGTGGACATCTCTGCCCCCAGTAAGTCGTTCGAGGAGATTGTAGAGGAGCTTCAGCAGGTAGGGGAAGACATCGGTGTGGAAATCAAGCTGCAGCATGAGGATATCTTCAATATTATGCACCGGATTTAA